CTATTTAGGGTATTTTTATGAGTAAGAGCATCGAAGAAATTCTGGGGGGGAAAGCAGAAGAGATTAAGCTCTATGACTTGCCGATGGGCCTCTATCTAAGGAAGAAGGATGGCCCAATTCTAGTGCACAACGATGAGCTTCGCAAAATCCTGCAGATTGGCAACGAAAGTGAGATGCCGGGTGATTTTGGACAGTTTTACGCAGATCCGAAGGAACTTGAGCGACTTACCAAAGAAGCCGACGACGCTAAAGGTGAATGGCTAATCGGTAAGGAAATTCGTTTTATCGTTCACGAAAGAGAAATTTGGGTGCGGGATACTTGTCGGGCAATTTCACACCCTGTTACCAAAGAACCAATCGGATACTTGGGTTATCTGGTTGATGTCACCGAAGAAGTAAATAGGCGCAGGCTGTTTGATCAACTCCCCGCCGGTCTTTATAGACTAGATAAAAATGGCAGGGTAGTTATGGTCAATCAGGCACTGGCAGAGATGCTGGGATATGAAGACGAACAAGAGCTTATAAGCAGGCCGATTTCCGAACTCTACGCTGATGCGAACTTTGATGTTGAATTCAGGGAATTGGTGGAAAATGGCCCGGTAAAAAATGTAGAGGTGGCATTACTCAAGAAGAATGGAGAAAGCAAGAATATTTTGATGAGTGCCTCGATGATATTTGGGTATGACGGTTCCTATGCCGGAAGGGAAGGAATAATCATTGATGTCACGGCAGAATATATCTCCGAAAAGATATTGAATTGGCTCCCAGTAGGTATTTACAGAATCACAAAGAAGGGTGACCATGACATAGTGGACTTCTGTAATGATGCTTTTGCCCGTATTCTTGGCTTTAAAGAGGCGAAAGAGGCTAATGGCATTGATTTAAAGGAGCTCTACCAATCCAGGGAAGCTTACAAGCAATTTGTGGATCAAATGATGGCTGAGCATAGGCTCGAGCGTCCAATATTGGCTTACCCGGCAAAGATGAAAGATAAGAATGGAAATCCATTAGCAGTGGAAGTCAACGGCAGCTTTATAACAGACAGAAACGGCACAATTGTGGGTCGAGTAGGGATTATTCGCGACATTACGAAGGAAGCATCGCTGTGGACAGTCCGTGAGGATATCGGCCGGACTCTCCATCACTATACATCTATGCTGATGATGATTCAACACACACTTTCACCCATGTTGAATATGTTACCACGCGCCCCATTTGCAGGTGAATTAATAACCACACCCGATCAGGCCTTTGCCTTCTTGAAACAACTTGCCAATAGGCTGCGCGATAAGTTGGATGAGGCTCTCGTG
This genomic interval from Candidatus Zixiibacteriota bacterium contains the following:
- a CDS encoding PAS domain-containing sensor histidine kinase, which produces MSKSIEEILGGKAEEIKLYDLPMGLYLRKKDGPILVHNDELRKILQIGNESEMPGDFGQFYADPKELERLTKEADDAKGEWLIGKEIRFIVHEREIWVRDTCRAISHPVTKEPIGYLGYLVDVTEEVNRRRLFDQLPAGLYRLDKNGRVVMVNQALAEMLGYEDEQELISRPISELYADANFDVEFRELVENGPVKNVEVALLKKNGESKNILMSASMIFGYDGSYAGREGIIIDVTAEYISEKILNWLPVGIYRITKKGDHDIVDFCNDAFARILGFKEAKEANGIDLKELYQSREAYKQFVDQMMAEHRLERPILAYPAKMKDKNGNPLAVEVNGSFITDRNGTIVGRVGIIRDITKEASLWTVREDIGRTLHHYTSMLMMIQHTLSPMLNMLPRAPFAGELITTPDQAFAFLKQLANRLRDKLDEALVCDKFREFLAVELEDWRVELINDQLLNLKDYEERATHRMLMIPYLRQSASILIDQFQEVTTKGLFSLEISSILNIASDLERLCCYMAVAQVSESVLEMDHQVSALREYVTFQDRVPEEPTLCRVSELVVQSIANLQEFAKVRRVKIKYDNLSKGCYIKVQERQMVRAITNLIHNAIKYSWNKPKEETTVDICSSILEKNIMIEIENYGVPITKEEIEKELIFDFGYRGICSGERGRVGTGVGLHDARQVARQHSGDVTVTSKPTASGAHRSDDYSQPFLTTVTLQIPYDHIEEESDV